The proteins below come from a single Faecalibaculum rodentium genomic window:
- a CDS encoding GNAT family N-acetyltransferase, translated as MNIRTLTPADLPAIRVVSRKASLHQDRTPEQWALAALKYVDYYPCHAGDTSLALELEDGSFAGYVLCAPDADAYFQTLEQEYRPQIETLSPGSYAPFLEAQSYIREFAREYPAHLHINVVPEAQNLRAGSRLMQALLKRLKEKGIPGVCLGVDSSRKQAVHFYEKNGFTVLRDAGDTLFMGRRTD; from the coding sequence ATGAACATACGAACTCTTACACCGGCCGACCTTCCGGCCATCCGTGTCGTGAGCCGCAAGGCTTCCCTGCATCAGGACCGCACCCCGGAACAGTGGGCCCTTGCTGCCCTGAAATACGTCGATTACTACCCCTGTCATGCAGGCGATACCAGCCTGGCACTGGAGCTCGAAGATGGCAGCTTTGCCGGCTATGTCCTCTGTGCTCCGGATGCCGATGCCTATTTCCAGACCCTGGAGCAGGAATACAGGCCGCAGATCGAGACGCTGTCTCCAGGCAGCTATGCACCGTTTCTGGAAGCACAGTCCTATATCCGGGAGTTTGCCCGGGAGTATCCCGCCCATCTCCACATCAATGTCGTTCCCGAAGCCCAGAACCTCCGGGCAGGGTCCCGCCTCATGCAGGCTCTTCTAAAGCGCCTGAAGGAAAAGGGCATTCCCGGGGTGTGCCTGGGGGTGGACAGCAGCCGGAAGCAGGCTGTGCACTTCTACGAAAAGAACGGATTCACCGTTCTTCGGGATGCAGGCGACACCCTGTTCATGGGACGCCGGACAGACTGA
- a CDS encoding DUF885 family protein, protein MKQLTLHHTAAWLLAASLLFSGCAGRTPQADPDTGDTPHKQETVDSTESTAAAAHPDPDFTAYTEDYVRQTCENSYLVLHHYFEDPESFGIDPAKAEVTLGSILPDEEDMELEDEMAERLQSFDRADLDLTQQVIYDSLSFQFDVADQVYDTRYNCLDQIWNAYNNPADSLVQTFSEYEIREEADIAPLITLLEDTPRFVDDCMAYTKEQADRGLLMLEYDDVQEKCEEIIEAGSESAVSRNLQEEIRALDLPEKTEETYLDQVNKALETSFYPQFDRICRDLKPWQNKSRDITGLANLENGRDYYTALAHDATGTEDTPEEMQENLQKTVVSLSLQMQNMMDKDPQSVQEATNLVTDFESVDEIMAFLEDNYQRDFPTVQAMDYEVQPLSGEQANPGVMAYFMIPPVDNTAPCRIRFNAVDYGSDTTDVALYDTLAHEGIPGHMYQTQYDHETFVYPIQYMLNNSGFTEGYATYVEGQANKWLDASQNAVKFYNWMMMLTNCYTALMDLSVNYEGASLEEFNEEYGDVFGSGDLSDIYDQLAFCPAQFQSYYYGHYKIMTLRNEARKALGSSFESRDFNQALLKDGSVPFAIVERNIQTYIDSRR, encoded by the coding sequence ATGAAACAACTGACACTGCATCACACCGCTGCCTGGCTGCTGGCAGCCTCGCTTCTGTTCTCCGGCTGTGCCGGAAGGACACCGCAAGCCGACCCGGATACCGGTGACACCCCTCATAAGCAGGAAACGGTGGACTCGACGGAATCCACCGCCGCTGCGGCCCACCCGGATCCGGATTTCACCGCCTATACAGAGGACTACGTCCGCCAGACCTGCGAAAACAGCTACCTGGTCCTGCATCATTACTTCGAAGATCCGGAATCCTTCGGGATCGATCCCGCCAAAGCGGAGGTGACCCTGGGCAGCATTCTCCCGGATGAAGAAGACATGGAACTCGAGGATGAAATGGCAGAGCGGCTGCAGTCCTTTGACCGCGCGGACCTGGACTTGACCCAGCAGGTGATTTACGACTCCCTTTCCTTCCAGTTTGATGTCGCCGACCAGGTCTACGATACGCGCTACAACTGCCTCGACCAGATCTGGAACGCCTACAACAACCCTGCAGACAGTCTCGTCCAGACCTTCTCGGAGTACGAGATCCGGGAAGAAGCCGACATCGCCCCGCTGATCACGCTTCTGGAAGACACCCCGCGGTTCGTGGACGACTGCATGGCCTATACAAAGGAACAGGCAGACCGCGGCCTGCTGATGCTGGAGTACGATGATGTGCAGGAAAAATGCGAAGAGATCATCGAAGCCGGCAGCGAGTCCGCCGTCAGCCGGAATCTCCAGGAGGAGATCCGTGCGCTGGACCTGCCGGAGAAGACCGAAGAGACATACCTGGACCAGGTCAACAAGGCTCTGGAAACGTCCTTCTATCCGCAGTTCGACCGCATCTGCCGGGACCTGAAGCCCTGGCAGAACAAGTCCCGGGACATCACGGGGCTGGCGAATCTGGAAAACGGCCGGGACTACTACACGGCGCTCGCCCACGACGCCACGGGCACAGAGGATACGCCGGAAGAAATGCAGGAAAACCTGCAGAAAACCGTGGTCTCTCTCTCCCTGCAGATGCAGAACATGATGGACAAAGACCCGCAGAGCGTGCAGGAAGCCACGAACCTGGTGACGGACTTCGAATCGGTGGATGAGATCATGGCGTTCCTCGAGGACAACTACCAGCGGGATTTCCCGACGGTGCAGGCCATGGACTACGAAGTGCAGCCCCTGAGCGGGGAACAGGCGAATCCCGGTGTCATGGCGTATTTCATGATCCCCCCTGTGGACAACACCGCCCCCTGCCGCATCCGGTTCAACGCCGTGGATTACGGCAGCGACACCACGGACGTGGCACTGTATGACACACTCGCCCATGAAGGGATCCCCGGTCACATGTATCAGACACAGTACGATCACGAAACCTTTGTGTACCCCATTCAGTACATGCTGAACAACAGCGGTTTCACCGAAGGCTATGCCACGTACGTCGAGGGACAGGCCAACAAATGGCTCGACGCTTCCCAGAACGCCGTCAAGTTCTACAACTGGATGATGATGCTCACCAACTGCTACACCGCGCTCATGGACCTCTCGGTGAATTATGAGGGCGCCTCCCTGGAGGAATTCAATGAGGAGTACGGGGATGTCTTCGGCAGCGGCGATCTCTCGGACATCTACGACCAGCTCGCATTCTGCCCCGCACAGTTCCAGTCCTATTACTATGGGCATTACAAAATCATGACCCTGCGCAACGAAGCCCGGAAAGCCCTCGGCAGTTCCTTCGAGAGCCGGGACTTCAACCAGGCGCTTCTCAAGGACGGCAGCGTGCCCTTTGCGATCGTGGAACGCAACATTCAGACCTATATCGACAGCCGCAGGTGA
- the pstB gene encoding phosphate ABC transporter ATP-binding protein PstB, producing MDKLTISNLSLFYGQSQALHDISLAIPGRQIMAFIGPSGCGKSTLLKSLNRMNDLVPGCRITGSICLEDQDITQGLDVNLLRRRVGMVFQKPNPFPMSIYDNVAYGPRAHGIRNRKELDAIVRDALESAGLWEEVKDRLKSSALSMSGGQQQRLCIARALAVKPEVLLMDEPTSALDPISTAHIEALCLKLKERYTIVMVTHNMQQAQRIADRTAFFWMGHLVEEGETEQVFRHPKMEKTAAYVSGQFG from the coding sequence ATGGATAAGCTCACGATTTCAAACCTCAGTCTCTTTTACGGACAGTCACAGGCTCTGCATGACATTTCCCTGGCCATTCCCGGACGCCAGATCATGGCGTTCATCGGCCCGTCGGGGTGCGGAAAGTCCACCCTCCTGAAATCTCTGAACCGCATGAACGACCTGGTCCCCGGCTGCCGCATCACCGGTTCGATCTGCCTGGAGGACCAGGACATCACGCAGGGACTGGATGTGAATCTTCTGCGCCGTCGGGTGGGGATGGTGTTCCAGAAACCCAACCCCTTTCCCATGAGCATCTACGACAACGTCGCCTACGGACCGCGCGCCCATGGAATCCGGAACCGGAAGGAGCTGGATGCCATTGTCCGGGACGCGCTGGAAAGCGCGGGTCTCTGGGAGGAAGTGAAGGACCGGCTGAAATCCTCTGCCCTGTCCATGTCCGGCGGTCAGCAGCAGCGGCTGTGCATTGCCCGGGCCCTGGCCGTAAAACCGGAGGTGCTGCTCATGGACGAACCCACCAGTGCCCTGGACCCGATTTCCACGGCCCACATCGAAGCCCTGTGTCTGAAGCTCAAGGAAAGGTACACCATCGTGATGGTCACCCACAACATGCAGCAGGCGCAGCGGATCGCGGACCGGACGGCGTTTTTCTGGATGGGTCATCTGGTGGAAGAAGGAGAAACAGAGCAGGTATTCCGTCATCCAAAGATGGAGAAAACCGCAGCCTACGTCTCGGGTCAATTCGGCTGA
- the pstA gene encoding phosphate ABC transporter permease PstA has translation MKTERIPSALQLDVPAASTSAAAVSSGTPLELGTPPRFSQPVPGSRRQKNRRKGQSSSSFRQGSTLRRRFATLLQRGLIYGAALVVAGFLFYLIAFIFVNGFPALRADLFSLVYTSENVSMLPALVNTGSMILLTLVIALPLGVLGAVYLTEYTRPKSRAASLIAAAAEVLSSVPSIVFGLFGSLFFVRFLELGMSLISGALTMALIVLPLILRTSQQALSEVPQSLREGSLALGAGHLHTIFKVVLPAAFPGILSGTILAIGRITGESAALIFTAGTAVTLVTGLDQSARTLAVHMYSLASEGLHIPQTWATALILLVAVLCLNALSALIRRFMERRQHG, from the coding sequence ATGAAAACAGAAAGAATCCCTTCCGCTTTGCAGCTGGACGTGCCGGCTGCCTCGACCAGCGCAGCGGCCGTCTCTTCCGGCACCCCGCTGGAACTCGGGACTCCCCCGCGATTCTCCCAGCCGGTTCCCGGGAGCCGGCGACAGAAGAACAGGAGGAAGGGACAGTCTTCTTCCTCCTTCCGGCAGGGGTCCACCCTGCGCCGCCGTTTTGCGACACTGCTTCAGCGCGGACTGATTTACGGAGCCGCGCTGGTAGTGGCCGGATTCCTGTTCTACCTGATTGCCTTCATTTTCGTCAATGGCTTCCCGGCCCTTCGCGCGGATCTGTTCTCTTTGGTCTATACCTCAGAGAATGTATCCATGCTGCCGGCACTGGTGAATACCGGGTCCATGATCCTGCTGACGCTGGTCATTGCCCTGCCTCTGGGGGTGCTGGGCGCTGTCTACCTGACGGAGTACACCCGCCCGAAGAGCCGCGCAGCCAGCCTGATTGCGGCGGCAGCCGAAGTGCTGTCCAGTGTGCCTTCCATCGTTTTCGGTCTGTTCGGCTCGCTGTTCTTTGTCCGGTTCCTGGAACTGGGCATGTCCCTGATTTCCGGAGCCCTGACCATGGCTTTGATCGTGCTCCCTCTGATCCTGAGAACCAGCCAGCAGGCTTTGTCGGAAGTTCCCCAGTCCCTGCGCGAAGGCAGCCTCGCGCTGGGCGCCGGCCACCTGCACACCATCTTCAAGGTGGTCCTGCCGGCTGCTTTTCCCGGAATACTCTCCGGAACCATCCTGGCCATCGGACGGATCACCGGAGAATCCGCCGCCCTGATCTTCACGGCGGGCACAGCGGTGACCCTGGTGACCGGACTTGACCAGTCTGCGCGGACCCTGGCGGTCCATATGTATTCCCTGGCCAGCGAAGGCCTGCACATTCCCCAGACCTGGGCCACGGCTCTGATCCTGCTGGTGGCTGTGCTCTGTCTCAACGCTTTATCCGCCCTGATCCGGCGGTTCATGGAAAGGCGGCAGCATGGATAA
- the pstC gene encoding phosphate ABC transporter permease subunit PstC: MSSGNHPGGPGLQDGLAATAGLTSVPGSRREGWGKFLFAACAWISAAAIALILVFLVVQSLPAFQEIGLGSLLFGTVWKPTEGRFGLLPMIAGTFAVTIAALAVAAPLGILCALYLAHFCPARLKPFMRTVVSVMAGIPSVVYGFFGLEVLVPWIRLNMGGTGTSLLCAAVLLGMMIVPTITELSLSSIETVDPGCYEGSLALGATPEHSGFFAVLPAARSGLATAVVLGLGRAVGETMAVMMVAGNQPLFPDSLLGGVRTLTANIAMEMGYAADLHRQALTASALVLLVIVLAVIAGLVWLRKRSANR; encoded by the coding sequence ATGTCCTCGGGTAATCACCCAGGCGGTCCAGGGCTGCAGGACGGACTCGCCGCCACAGCCGGCCTGACCAGTGTTCCAGGCAGCCGGCGGGAGGGATGGGGCAAGTTTCTCTTCGCTGCCTGCGCCTGGATCAGCGCCGCAGCCATTGCCCTGATCCTGGTGTTTCTGGTCGTCCAGAGCCTGCCGGCTTTTCAGGAAATCGGCCTGGGAAGCCTGCTCTTCGGCACTGTCTGGAAACCCACGGAAGGCCGTTTCGGACTTCTGCCAATGATCGCGGGGACCTTTGCCGTGACCATTGCCGCGCTGGCAGTCGCCGCTCCCCTGGGCATTCTCTGCGCGCTGTATCTGGCACACTTCTGTCCCGCCCGCCTGAAGCCGTTCATGCGGACAGTCGTCTCGGTCATGGCCGGGATCCCTTCGGTGGTGTATGGCTTCTTCGGCCTGGAAGTGCTCGTTCCCTGGATCCGCCTGAACATGGGCGGCACCGGCACCAGCCTTCTGTGCGCTGCGGTGCTGCTGGGCATGATGATCGTTCCCACCATTACAGAACTGTCTCTGTCTTCCATCGAAACCGTGGATCCAGGCTGTTATGAAGGCAGTCTGGCCCTTGGGGCTACACCCGAACATTCCGGTTTCTTCGCTGTTCTTCCTGCTGCCAGATCGGGACTGGCCACGGCCGTGGTGCTCGGACTGGGACGGGCTGTCGGAGAAACCATGGCTGTCATGATGGTCGCCGGCAACCAGCCACTGTTCCCTGACAGCCTGCTTGGCGGTGTGCGGACCCTGACAGCCAATATCGCCATGGAAATGGGCTACGCAGCCGACCTGCATCGCCAGGCACTGACAGCCTCCGCCCTGGTGCTGCTGGTGATCGTTCTCGCTGTGATCGCAGGCCTGGTATGGCTGCGGAAAAGGAGTGCAAATAGATGA
- a CDS encoding substrate-binding domain-containing protein: MKFLGKACAGSISLLLACLVTGCASAPDAPAEFSKDQEIHVLTREEGSGTRSAFGELTGLVEKQADGSEKDSTTQTASVTNSTSVMLTTVKDDPAAVGYISLGSLNDSVKPLKIDGSPADAASIKDGSYKISRPFNIVVKEELSAPAKDFMDFILSNQGQKVVADNGCIPLDTTATWTPADVSGKVVVSGSSSVTPVMEKLAEAYKEKQPNVQVEIQQSDSSSGIQDAADGVSDIGMASRDLKDSELTEGVKPVVIAMDGIAVIVNPSNTAEDLSTEQVKEIFSGEKTLWSDVLG, translated from the coding sequence ATGAAATTTTTAGGAAAGGCTTGTGCCGGCAGTATTTCCCTGCTTCTGGCCTGTCTGGTGACCGGCTGTGCTTCTGCCCCGGATGCCCCTGCTGAATTTTCAAAGGATCAGGAAATCCATGTCCTGACCCGGGAAGAAGGGTCCGGCACCAGGAGCGCCTTTGGAGAGCTGACAGGCCTGGTGGAAAAACAGGCGGATGGTTCTGAAAAAGACAGCACCACCCAGACAGCCTCGGTGACGAATTCCACCTCGGTCATGCTGACAACCGTGAAAGATGACCCGGCTGCAGTCGGATACATTTCTCTGGGGTCACTGAATGACTCCGTCAAACCGCTGAAAATCGACGGCTCCCCCGCTGATGCCGCTTCCATCAAGGATGGTTCCTATAAAATATCCCGTCCCTTCAACATTGTGGTCAAAGAAGAACTGAGCGCCCCGGCAAAGGACTTCATGGACTTCATCCTGTCCAATCAGGGGCAGAAAGTGGTGGCAGACAACGGCTGCATCCCGCTGGACACAACTGCAACCTGGACCCCGGCGGACGTTTCGGGTAAAGTCGTGGTCTCCGGCTCCAGCTCCGTCACTCCCGTCATGGAGAAACTCGCCGAGGCTTACAAAGAGAAACAGCCGAATGTCCAGGTGGAGATCCAGCAGAGCGATTCTTCATCCGGGATCCAGGATGCAGCAGACGGTGTGTCGGATATCGGCATGGCCAGCCGGGACCTCAAGGACTCCGAACTGACGGAAGGCGTGAAACCGGTGGTGATTGCGATGGACGGCATCGCCGTGATCGTGAACCCGTCCAATACCGCCGAAGACCTGAGCACAGAGCAGGTGAAGGAGATCTTCTCCGGCGAAAAGACTCTGTGGTCCGATGTCCTCGGGTAA
- a CDS encoding ECF transporter S component has protein sequence MNQSVKNMTTAALMLALGLVLPFLTGQIPEIGSQLCPMHLPVLLCGFLCGWKYGLGVGFIVPLLRSALFGMPVMYPAALAMAFELGTYGMVAGWLWQVSKYQCTKALYRCLIAAMLAGRLVWGLVMMLLLGLGQFTWQMFLGAAFVTTLPGIILQLVLVPLIMVGLRRAGVIRYRSQAV, from the coding sequence ATGAATCAGTCTGTAAAGAACATGACCACCGCCGCCCTGATGCTGGCACTCGGTCTTGTCCTGCCGTTTCTGACAGGGCAGATTCCGGAAATCGGATCTCAGCTTTGCCCCATGCACCTCCCCGTGCTCCTCTGCGGATTTCTGTGCGGCTGGAAATACGGGCTGGGCGTCGGGTTTATTGTCCCTCTGCTTCGCTCGGCGCTCTTTGGCATGCCTGTCATGTACCCCGCCGCATTAGCCATGGCCTTTGAACTCGGCACCTACGGCATGGTCGCCGGCTGGCTCTGGCAAGTCTCGAAATACCAGTGCACGAAAGCCCTGTACCGCTGCCTGATCGCCGCCATGCTGGCCGGCCGTCTTGTCTGGGGCCTGGTCATGATGCTGCTTCTGGGACTCGGCCAGTTCACCTGGCAGATGTTTCTGGGTGCGGCTTTTGTCACGACGCTGCCGGGTATCATTCTCCAGCTCGTGCTCGTTCCCCTGATCATGGTGGGCCTGCGCCGCGCCGGTGTGATCCGCTACCGGTCCCAGGCTGTCTGA
- a CDS encoding uridine kinase family protein — MILVALDGRSAAGKSTLADTLARDTGALVFHMDDYFLPRDLHKPGIAGNMDLTRFRQEVLEPLRAGITVTTRRFDCSAQRPGPEETLEPADLVIVEGAYSLHPLLRDFYDFRVFLDIDPETQKARLLQRGGPDKTRQFEEIWIPREEAYLQACGIRELCDMILEA, encoded by the coding sequence ATGATCCTCGTGGCCCTGGACGGCCGGTCCGCCGCCGGAAAAAGCACACTCGCTGACACCCTTGCCCGCGATACAGGCGCCCTGGTGTTTCACATGGATGACTACTTCCTGCCCCGGGATCTCCACAAGCCGGGGATTGCCGGCAACATGGACCTGACCCGGTTCAGGCAGGAGGTCCTGGAACCCCTGCGGGCCGGAATTACCGTCACCACCAGGCGGTTTGACTGCTCAGCCCAGCGCCCTGGTCCGGAAGAAACCCTGGAGCCGGCGGATCTCGTAATCGTCGAAGGCGCCTATTCCCTGCATCCGCTGCTGCGGGACTTCTATGATTTCCGGGTGTTCCTGGATATTGATCCCGAAACGCAGAAGGCCCGCCTTCTGCAGCGGGGCGGCCCGGACAAGACCAGGCAGTTTGAAGAAATCTGGATCCCGCGGGAAGAAGCCTATCTGCAGGCCTGCGGCATCAGGGAACTCTGTGACATGATCCTGGAAGCATGA
- a CDS encoding hemolysin family protein, translating into MESYPCIMAALLLAAALLQFGMPGLEGRPRSALRLTQVACVSAAAWLLAAFCLNRGLSIWFQILVGAALVYLVFFAVLFIPGLLARRSPEASDRLARGLMTIGSMLAVFSFFTKLPSVEDEDVSEDQIRELLAEADEEDIDEPQKELLENVFELDDTDVDEICTHRSQVVSLNMQDKARDWKQVIHDNRHTFYPIIGRNGEDVIGILDTRDYFRLANADLESVLTKCVDKPLFVAENMKADDLFRQMQKEKTYFAVVLDEYGGMTGIVTLHDIMETLFGRMQEADEAVLPDDIRQLSADTWEIMGSASLEDVAEALNVTLPVEDYDTFGGYVLGTYGFIPEDGTQLEIFLDPLSVQIFDIHHHRIGRTVVHRMASAENPENGKARQAKER; encoded by the coding sequence ATGGAATCATATCCCTGTATCATGGCCGCCCTTCTGCTGGCGGCCGCCCTGTTGCAGTTTGGCATGCCGGGACTGGAAGGACGCCCGCGTTCCGCCCTTCGCCTGACACAGGTCGCCTGTGTCAGTGCAGCCGCCTGGCTGCTGGCTGCATTCTGCCTGAACCGCGGCCTGTCCATCTGGTTCCAGATACTGGTCGGCGCTGCCCTCGTGTATCTGGTGTTTTTCGCCGTACTGTTCATCCCGGGACTGCTTGCCCGCCGAAGCCCGGAAGCTTCCGACAGACTTGCCCGCGGACTGATGACCATCGGCAGTATGCTGGCTGTGTTCAGTTTCTTCACGAAGCTGCCCTCGGTGGAAGATGAAGATGTGTCCGAGGACCAGATCCGGGAACTGCTGGCAGAAGCGGATGAGGAAGACATTGACGAGCCCCAGAAAGAACTGCTGGAAAATGTCTTTGAACTCGATGATACGGACGTGGATGAAATCTGCACCCACCGTTCGCAGGTCGTGTCCCTGAACATGCAGGACAAGGCCCGGGACTGGAAGCAGGTCATTCATGACAACCGCCATACGTTTTATCCCATCATCGGCCGCAATGGCGAGGATGTGATCGGGATCCTGGACACCCGGGACTACTTCCGGCTGGCGAACGCCGACCTGGAGAGTGTTCTGACCAAGTGTGTGGACAAGCCGCTGTTTGTGGCGGAAAACATGAAGGCCGACGATCTCTTCCGGCAAATGCAGAAGGAAAAAACTTATTTTGCGGTGGTGCTGGATGAATACGGCGGCATGACGGGGATCGTGACGCTGCATGACATCATGGAAACGCTGTTCGGGCGCATGCAGGAGGCGGATGAAGCCGTGCTGCCCGACGACATCCGGCAGCTGTCGGCAGATACCTGGGAAATCATGGGATCCGCCAGTCTGGAGGATGTGGCGGAGGCTCTGAATGTGACGCTGCCGGTGGAGGACTATGACACCTTCGGCGGCTATGTCCTGGGGACCTATGGCTTCATTCCGGAGGACGGCACGCAGCTGGAGATTTTCCTGGATCCCCTGTCTGTGCAGATCTTTGACATCCACCATCACCGGATCGGCCGGACGGTAGTCCACCGAATGGCTTCTGCGGAAAATCCGGAGAATGGAAAGGCAAGACAGGCAAAAGAGAGATAA
- a CDS encoding DUF4878 domain-containing protein codes for MKKFLAALLGVTLLFAAGCGANPEAEAVKTTADSFLKAQQEGNLDEAAKYMTESAVQDMGTMSELRDSLSMYEEAGVSGDTLDTFMDSMLKAYRLIWEKYEIGDVKVDGETATVMVKVTGVPMEVMEKEMTEEFGANVAGQWAEDHMEEIQNYATGHTEEETFAWLMDQMLPAAGKEAEAKMDESERKASDYRLTLNKEGDDWKISNVEVKSE; via the coding sequence ATGAAGAAATTTCTGGCAGCCCTTCTGGGCGTGACGCTTCTGTTTGCGGCCGGCTGCGGAGCCAATCCCGAGGCGGAGGCAGTCAAGACCACTGCAGACAGTTTTCTGAAGGCACAGCAGGAAGGGAACCTGGATGAAGCCGCAAAGTACATGACGGAGTCCGCCGTGCAGGACATGGGGACGATGTCGGAACTGCGTGACAGTCTGAGCATGTATGAAGAAGCCGGTGTGTCCGGTGACACCCTGGACACATTCATGGACAGCATGCTGAAGGCCTATCGCCTGATCTGGGAAAAGTATGAAATCGGCGATGTGAAGGTGGACGGCGAAACTGCCACTGTGATGGTCAAGGTCACGGGCGTGCCCATGGAGGTCATGGAAAAAGAGATGACGGAGGAGTTCGGAGCCAATGTGGCAGGGCAGTGGGCAGAAGACCACATGGAGGAAATCCAGAACTATGCCACCGGTCATACCGAGGAGGAGACCTTTGCCTGGCTCATGGATCAGATGCTGCCGGCTGCGGGGAAGGAAGCCGAAGCGAAGATGGACGAAAGCGAACGCAAGGCCTCTGACTACCGCCTGACGCTGAACAAGGAAGGCGATGACTGGAAGATCAGCAACGTGGAAGTGAAATCCGAATAA
- the ltrA gene encoding group II intron reverse transcriptase/maturase gives MRLSDLILESSNMEKAIRKVVSNRGSAGIDDMPVDEIRAWMEVNEDELAEQIREMKYKPSPVRRAYIPKPNGKKRPLGIPTVVDRVVQQATYQILYPIFDSTFSDSSFGFREGRSAHQAIERTLEYLNEGYEWVVDLDIEKFFDMVNHDKLISIIRLKVNEKETLHLIRSFLKAGVMEEGKLNRNDLGTPQGGNISPLLANIYLDVFDKELENRGLRFVRYADDVTIYCRSEMAANRVMRSVSSWLERKLFLKVSPTKTHVVRPPESTFLGFTFWKGRDGWKCKPANDRKQRLYKNMKELLCRRKAAAMPLSYLFTKVNQKVRGWINYFSIGSMKRFLIEFGQWLRHKIRVVIFKQWKRPKTLFKNLMILNKQFKTGFSKEEIRQTANSRLGLWRTTGWRTVNFILSPKVLALPNKEKERPGLIDPVGCYLNLQNKS, from the coding sequence ATGAGATTGTCAGATTTGATTCTGGAATCCTCCAACATGGAGAAGGCCATCAGAAAGGTAGTGTCAAACCGCGGTTCAGCGGGAATCGATGACATGCCCGTTGATGAGATCAGAGCATGGATGGAGGTGAATGAGGATGAACTTGCAGAACAAATCCGGGAAATGAAATATAAGCCCAGTCCTGTCCGCAGAGCCTATATTCCCAAGCCAAATGGGAAAAAGAGGCCCTTGGGCATCCCGACTGTCGTAGACAGGGTCGTCCAGCAGGCTACGTATCAGATACTTTATCCGATATTTGATTCCACGTTCAGTGACAGCAGTTTTGGATTCAGAGAAGGTCGAAGCGCCCATCAGGCCATCGAGCGAACTCTGGAATATCTCAACGAAGGATATGAGTGGGTCGTGGACCTGGACATTGAAAAGTTCTTTGATATGGTCAACCACGACAAACTGATCTCGATCATTCGCCTGAAGGTCAATGAAAAGGAGACCCTTCATCTGATCCGTTCTTTTCTTAAAGCCGGAGTCATGGAAGAGGGGAAACTGAATAGAAATGACCTAGGGACGCCCCAAGGTGGTAATATTTCGCCGCTCCTTGCCAACATCTATCTGGATGTATTTGACAAGGAACTTGAAAACAGAGGATTGAGATTTGTCAGATACGCTGACGATGTCACGATCTACTGCCGAAGTGAGATGGCCGCCAACCGGGTAATGAGATCTGTATCCTCTTGGCTCGAACGGAAACTGTTCCTGAAGGTTTCGCCAACCAAAACGCATGTAGTCAGACCACCTGAAAGTACATTCCTTGGATTCACTTTCTGGAAGGGTAGAGACGGATGGAAGTGCAAGCCGGCAAACGACAGAAAACAGAGACTCTATAAGAATATGAAAGAGCTCCTGTGCCGTCGGAAAGCCGCTGCCATGCCTTTATCCTATCTGTTTACGAAAGTTAATCAGAAAGTCAGAGGATGGATCAACTATTTCAGTATTGGTTCCATGAAAAGATTCTTAATAGAATTTGGACAGTGGCTAAGACACAAAATTCGGGTAGTGATCTTTAAGCAATGGAAAAGACCGAAAACGCTCTTCAAGAATCTCATGATTCTGAACAAGCAGTTCAAAACGGGATTTTCCAAGGAAGAGATACGGCAGACTGCCAACTCGAGACTTGGCCTGTGGCGAACTACTGGGTGGAGGACTGTGAATTTCATCTTATCACCAAAGGTTCTTGCGTTACCCAACAAGGAAAAAGAACGACCGGGTCTGATCGACCCGGTCGGGTGTTACCTGAACTTACAGAATAAATCATAG
- a CDS encoding helix-turn-helix transcriptional regulator — MKNCLEALRKERGITQEELARDLQVTRQTISSLEKGRYNPSIQLAFRIARHFHRTIEEVFIFEEEET, encoded by the coding sequence ATGAAAAACTGTCTGGAGGCCCTGCGCAAAGAGCGGGGCATTACGCAGGAGGAACTGGCACGTGACCTGCAGGTCACGCGGCAGACCATCAGTTCACTGGAAAAGGGACGGTACAATCCCTCCATTCAGCTGGCGTTCAGGATTGCCAGGCATTTTCACAGGACCATCGAAGAAGTATTCATTTTTGAGGAGGAGGAAACATGA